From the Plectropomus leopardus isolate mb chromosome 18, YSFRI_Pleo_2.0, whole genome shotgun sequence genome, one window contains:
- the tbxta gene encoding T-box transcription factor T-A, translating into MTSSNTDQRLEHLLSAVESEFQKGSEKGDASERDIKLTLDDADLWNKFKELTNEMIVTKTGRRMFPVLRASVSGLDPNAMYSVLLDFVAADNNRWKYVNGEWVPGGKPEPQSPSCVYIHPDSPNFGAHWMKAPVSFSKVKLSNKLNGGGQIMLNSLHKYEPRIHIVKVGGIQKMISSQSFPETQFIAVTAYQNEEITALKIKHNPFAKAFLDAKERSDHKDVPDHSGDSQQSGYSQLGGWFLPGQSPICPSSSPPQFSSTAGHSSGSYCERYSSLRSHRAAPYPSHYPHRTSSTNNYMDNASGTLPTHDSWSALQIPNSTGMGTLSHSTNSTSNSSQYPSLWSVAGTTLTPSGSASGSIPGGLTSQFLRGSSYTGLTSSLPVSSPSSMYDPSLSEVGVGEAQFESSIARLTASWAPVAQSY; encoded by the exons ATGACTTCTTCTAACACTGACCAGCGCCTGGAGCATCTCCTGAGCGCCGTGGAGAGCGAGTTCCAGAAGGGCAGCGAGAAGGGAGATGCGTCCGAGCGGGATATTAAACTGACTCTGGATGATGCAGACTTATGGAACAAGTTCAAAGAGTTAACCAATGAGATGATTGTCACCAAAACTGGAAG GAGGATGTTCCCGGTGCTCCGGGCCAGCGTCAGCGGCCTCGACCCCAACGCCATGTACTCGGTGCTGCTGGATTTCGTGGCCGCGGACAATAACAGATGGAAATACGTGAACGGGGAATGGGTCCCCGGTGGCAAACCGGAGCCTCAGAGCCCCAGCTGCGTCTACATCCACCCGGACTCCCCAAACTTCGGAGCGCACTGGATGAAAGCGCCCGTCTCCTTCAGCAAAGTCAAACTCTCCAATAAACTCAACGGGGGCGGACAG ATCATGCTGAATTCTCTGCACAAATACGAGCCGAGGATACACATTGTGAAGGTTGGAGGCATCCAGAAGATGATCAGCAGCCAGTCTTTCCCCGAAACACAGTTCATCGCCGTCACTGCTTACCAGAATGAAGAG ATCACTGCTCTGAAGATAAAGCACAATCCTTTTGCCAAAGCCTTCTTGGATGCCAAAGAAAG gAGTGACCATAAAGACGTCCCTGATCACAGTGGAGACAGCCAACAGTCTGGCTACTCTCAGC TTGGAGGTTGGTTCCTTCCAGGCCAGAGTCCCATCTGCCCCAGCAGCAGCCCTCCTCAGTTCAGCAGCACAGCAGGCCACTCCTCTGGCTCCTACTGCGAGCGTTACTCCAGCCTGAGGAGCCACAGAGCGGCCCCGTACCCCAGCCACTACCCTCACCGCACGTCCAGCACCA ataactACATGGATAACGCTTCAGGAACTCTGCCCACTCACGACAGCTGGTCTGCTCTTCAGATCCCAAACTCCACCGGCATGGGGACCCTGTCCCATTCCACCAACTCCACATCTAATTCCAG TCAGTACCCCAGCCTATGGTCAGTAGCCGGCACCACCCTCACCCCTTCCGGCTCGGCCTCGGGCTCCATACCTGGAGGTTTGACCTCCCAGTTCCTGAGGGGCTCCTCCTACACGGGCCTGACCTCCTCGCTGCCCGTCTCCTCACCATCCTCCATGTACGACCCCAGCCTGAGCGAGGTTGGGGTTGGAGAAGCCCAGTTCGAGAGCTCCATCGCCAGGCTGACCGCATCCTGGGCGCCCGTGGCTCAGAGCTACTGA